The Cytobacillus oceanisediminis genomic interval TACTCTCAAAGCAGAAATTCTTGATTTGGCCAGCTGCTGTGAAGGACGTGTGGCCGTATACATCCATACAGAGGATGGTGTAATCGAAACAAATGCCGATGACGGTTTTTCTTCCGCAAGCTTAATTAAGGTTCCTATTTTACTCGCAGGGCTTTCACAGGCGGAGAAAGGGCTGCTTCAGCTTGATGAAGCAGCGGAAGTGAAGGATGCTGCCCGGGTTGGCGGAGCCGGGGTATTGCAGGCTATGTCCAAGAGTCTGAAGATGAAGTTCATAGACTTAATGACGCTCATGATCATTGTATCTGATAATACAGCGACTAATCTCATCATTGAGAGGCTGGGAATAGAGAAAATCAATCAGCTAATCAAAGGTTTGGGGTATAATTGCACAGAATTAAACAGGAAGATGATGGACTTTG includes:
- a CDS encoding serine hydrolase — encoded protein: MNFNTLKAEILDLASCCEGRVAVYIHTEDGVIETNADDGFSSASLIKVPILLAGLSQAEKGLLQLDEAAEVKDAARVGGAGVLQAMSKSLKMKFIDLMTLMIIVSDNTATNLIIERLGIEKINQLIKGLGYNCTELNRKMMDFEALKNGMDNTTTARDMVYGIKALAEQSLLSGKYTQKALDILEKQQYKNKLANTMDTEKVKVASKTGELPGIEHDCAIFTHKGNTVYAAVLVDQLQSQAAGGEVLSAIGSRINQYITNK